The proteins below are encoded in one region of Lactuca sativa cultivar Salinas chromosome 3, Lsat_Salinas_v11, whole genome shotgun sequence:
- the LOC111901409 gene encoding uncharacterized protein LOC111901409 — translation MGKMKTLDYFFKRKVDDKETNHESEESKHHKASTSEPQPQKTENQQEIEPQPQGKENLQENEPQPQEKENPNELDLKNLERDPAKRKQMWDYPVNLREQVRRAYMNLGPFQIRLKEYQAKVSIDTVHWLTFQACALRGHDESPNSKNCGSFLQLLKLLASYNDEVANIILEKAPYNSKYTSGEIQKEILSIIAIKVRKHIRSEVGDSYFCVMVDESRDGSKKEQMAIVLRFVDAEGIIRERFLDLVHVRDTLSLTLKTNMWRQLLHYQFDVSKIRGQGYDGASNMRGEWNGLQALVLKDCPYAYYVHCFAHRLQLALVAASREIIPVHQFFTNLIFTINVVCASSKRHDDLQKAKATEIEQLLELGEIESGKGLNQVGTFRRAGDTRWGSHFRSRGDPDAAYCYLKSFEFVFILHLIKEVMGKTDILSQALQKKSQDILNAMELVSATKEGLNDFRNKGWDSLLAQVKFFSTLNKQLHELNSRFNDQAVELLSLSSTLVSKEINVDQICLLVEKYYPEDFTEQERIQLRYQLEIFNIDMTKNPRLSGVSTIADLCKRLVETQKRETYYLLDRVVRLILTLPVSTVTTERGFSAMKIFKNRLRNKMSDDFLANNLVIYIEREIVENIDLNSVIDEFTDIKGRRAEL, via the exons ATGGGAAAGATGAAAACCTTAGATTATTTTTTCAAAAGAAAGGTAGATGATAAAGAAACTAATCATGAAAGTGAAGAGAGTAAACATCATAAAGCTTCAACAAGTGAGCCACAACCGCAAAAAACGGAAAATCAACAAGAGATTGAGCCACAACCGCAAGGAAAGGAAAATCTACAAGAGAACGAGCCACAACCACAAGAAAAAGAAAATCCTAATGAACTTGATTTGAAGAATCTAGAAAGAGATCCCGCTAAACGCAAGCAAATGTGGGATTATCCGGTCAATTTAAGGGAGCAAGTGAGACGAGCTTATATGAATTTAGGACCTTTCCAAATACGTCTTAAGGAGTATCAAGCTAAAG TTTCAATTGACACGGTTCATTGGTTGACCTTCCAAGCTTGTGCTTTACGAGGACATGATGAAAGTCCTAATTCCAAAAATTGTGGTAGTTTTCTCCAACTACTAAAACTTCTAGCATCTTATAATGATGAAGTTGCAAACATTATATTAGAGAAAGCTCCTTATAATTCAAAGTATACTTCTGGGGAAATTCAAAAAGAAATTCTTAGTATTATTGCCATTAAAGTTCGAAAGCATATTCGTAGTGAAGTGGGGGATTCATACTTTTGTGTCATGGTTGATGAGTCACGGGATGGGTCTAAAAAAGAGCAAATGGCAATAGTTTTGAGATTTGTTGATGCAGAAGGAATCATACGAGAAAGGTTCTTGGATTTGGTTCATGTTAGGGATACCTTATCATTAACCTTGAAAACAAATATGTGGAGACAACTTTTACACTATCAATTTGATGTTAGTAAAATCCGTGGCCAAGGTTATGATGGTGCTAGTAATATGAGAGGGGAATGGAATGGATTACAAGCACTTGTTCTTAAGGATTGCCCTTATGCATATTATGTTCATTGCTTTGCTCACAGATTGCAACTAGCCTTGGTGGCTGCTTCAAGGGAAATTATTCCGGTACACCAATTTTTTACAAACTTAATTTTTACAATTAACGTAGTTTGTGCTTCCAGTAAGCGTCATGATGACTTACAAAAGGCAAAGGCAACTGAGATTGAACAATTATTGGAACTAGGTGAAATCGAATCAGGGAAAGGATTGAATCAAGTGGGGACATTCAGAAGAGCTGGTGATACACGTTGGGGTTCTCATTTTCGTTCT CGCGGAGATCCTGATGCAGCTTACTGTTATCTGAAATCATTTGAGTTTGTGTTTATTCTTCACCTGATAAAGGAAGTAATGGGAAAGACTGATATACTTTCTCAAGCTCTACAAAAGAAATCCCAAGATATTCTTAATGCTATGGAGTTAGTTTCAGCAACAAAGGAGGGTCTAAATGATTTCAGAAACAAAGGATGGGATTCTTTACTTGCACAAGTAAAgttttttt CCACATTGAACAAACAGCTACATGAGTTGAATAGTAGATTCAATGATCAGGCAGTGGAGTTGTTAAGTCTTAGTTCTACTTTAGTTTCTAAAGAGATTAACGTTGATCAAATTTGTCTTCTTGTTGAGAAGTATTATCCTGAAGATTTTACGGAGCAAGAGAGGATTCAATTACGATATCAATTGGAGATTTTTAATATTGATATGACAAAGAATCCAAGGCTAAGTGGTGTATCAACTATTGCCGACCTTTGCAAGCGTCTTGTGGAAACTCAGAAACGTGAGACATATTATTTGCTTGATAGAGTGGTTAGGTTAATCTTGACACTTCCAGTTTCTACCGTAACAACAGAGAGGGGATTTTCAGCAATGAAAATATTCAAGAACCGTCTTCGCAATAAGATGTCGGATGATTTTCTTGCAAACAACTTGGTGATTTACATAGAAAGAGAAATTGTTGAAAACATTGATTTGAACTCTGTAATTGATGAATTTACAGACATTAAAGGTCGTCGGGCTGAGTTGTAA